A part of Armatimonadota bacterium genomic DNA contains:
- the ggt gene encoding gamma-glutamyltransferase translates to MRGVLAVAVILVVAGVLAAPAPLVAQPVNPIATGRAGMVATATPLATEIGLEILQQGGNAVDAAVAAAFALGVAEPNASGLGGGGFILIRFARTGETVYIDYREVAPGAARPDMYLDPDGRVRPGSTTVGHLAVAVPGTLAGLHMALTRYGTMSLKQVMAPSISLAERGYTVTKTLSGMMQDNLDKLNRFPAAAAIYTKRGLPYDPGSRLVLSDLAATYRLIASAGPTVFYEGEIADAIVAEVKRGGGIITKADLAGYRPKVRVPVRSTYRGYEIISSPPPSSGGTHVIQALNILEGYDMAGLGFQTPAALHVTIEALKRSFADRGRYMADPDFVPVPVAGLLSKDYAAALRRTIDLNRASPSVAPGNPEPYGKSANTSHISVVDREGNMVALTQTINYFFGSGVLVPGTGILLNNEMDDFVPVPGSANSVQPGKRPLSSMAPTLVLREGRPFMTVGSPGATRIISALALIIMNIVDYKMDIQSAIEAPRIHAMTRDVFVEGRIPPDVRAALAAMGHPIVLRGPMDLYFGGAQGIVMAPNGVLFGGADPRRDGFAKGFWF, encoded by the coding sequence CTGCGCGGCGTCCTCGCCGTGGCGGTGATTCTGGTTGTTGCAGGCGTGCTCGCCGCGCCAGCCCCGCTGGTCGCGCAGCCGGTCAACCCGATTGCGACCGGCCGTGCCGGGATGGTGGCCACGGCCACCCCGCTGGCCACCGAGATCGGCCTTGAGATCCTCCAGCAGGGCGGCAACGCGGTAGACGCAGCGGTCGCCGCCGCGTTCGCGCTAGGGGTGGCCGAGCCGAATGCCTCGGGGCTGGGTGGCGGAGGGTTTATCCTCATCCGTTTTGCCCGCACAGGTGAGACCGTCTACATAGACTACCGTGAGGTGGCGCCCGGTGCCGCCAGGCCGGACATGTACCTTGACCCGGATGGGCGCGTAAGGCCCGGCTCCACCACGGTCGGCCACTTGGCCGTGGCCGTACCCGGCACGCTGGCAGGCCTGCACATGGCGCTCACGCGCTACGGCACGATGTCGCTGAAGCAGGTGATGGCGCCGTCCATATCCCTCGCGGAACGCGGCTACACCGTCACGAAGACGCTGAGCGGGATGATGCAGGACAACCTGGACAAGCTCAATCGGTTCCCCGCTGCCGCAGCGATCTACACGAAGAGAGGCCTGCCCTACGACCCGGGCAGCCGCCTCGTGCTGAGCGACCTGGCCGCCACCTACCGGCTGATCGCCTCTGCGGGACCGACCGTGTTCTACGAGGGTGAGATCGCAGACGCCATCGTGGCCGAGGTGAAGCGCGGTGGAGGCATCATCACGAAGGCCGACCTGGCCGGCTACCGCCCGAAGGTGCGCGTCCCGGTGCGCTCGACCTACCGCGGATACGAGATCATCTCAAGCCCGCCACCCAGTTCGGGCGGCACGCACGTTATCCAGGCGCTCAACATACTCGAGGGCTACGACATGGCCGGGCTCGGTTTTCAGACCCCGGCGGCCCTGCACGTCACGATCGAAGCGCTGAAGCGCTCGTTCGCCGATCGCGGGCGCTACATGGCCGACCCGGACTTCGTCCCGGTCCCCGTCGCCGGTCTGCTCTCGAAGGACTATGCGGCAGCGCTGCGCAGGACCATAGACCTGAATCGGGCCTCGCCCAGCGTCGCGCCCGGCAACCCAGAACCCTACGGGAAGTCGGCCAACACCTCGCACATCTCGGTGGTGGACCGCGAGGGCAACATGGTTGCGCTCACGCAGACCATCAACTACTTCTTCGGCTCGGGCGTGTTGGTGCCCGGTACCGGGATTCTCCTGAACAACGAGATGGACGACTTCGTGCCCGTCCCCGGCTCTGCCAACTCGGTGCAGCCGGGGAAACGGCCGCTCTCCAGCATGGCGCCCACCCTGGTGCTGAGGGAGGGGCGGCCGTTCATGACGGTGGGCTCGCCCGGCGCCACCCGCATCATCTCCGCCCTGGCGCTGATCATAATGAACATCGTGGACTACAAGATGGACATCCAGAGCGCGATCGAAGCGCCACGCATTCACGCCATGACGCGTGACGTGTTCGTGGAAGGGCGCATCCCTCCAGACGTGCGCGCGGCGCTTGCTGCCATGGGCCACCCGATTGTACTCCGCGGCCCCATGGACCTCTACTTTGGCGGCGCGCAGGGGATCGTGATGGCGCCCAACGGCGTCCTGTTTGGCGGCGCGGACCCGCGCCGCGACGGCTTCGCCAAGGGGTTCTGGTTCTAG
- a CDS encoding TRAP transporter large permease subunit, which translates to MAVHPAVILAAMAGVFAVAALVLRWPVGLSLALGAVAGTLLGGEGVPVRHLVEGSFGFLDVTIMIASAMIFMKVLQRNGLLETLGRQILDAFRGRPSLLLVALMLFIMFPGMMTGSSSACVFTTGAIAAPVLLAMGIPSERTAAIIAMGALLGMVAPPVNIPAMIIGGGVDMPYVGFTLPLLVLTVPLAVLFVLLLGRRYVAASDQVPADRLPGSHYARLGPRLYLPLLVVGVFMIGPKATRVVPDLGLPLVFLLGAVTGAVTGLPIRPVQVAREAVHEALPVMGILMGVGMFIQIMALTGARGAVVIAALALPSVLLFAAVAVAMPAFGAVSAFGSASVLGVPFFLALLGRNGIVVGSALSLIAGLGDLMPPTALAGIFAAQVVGLPGYFGVLRRCLVPAVIVAGVGIAALVWANPLAKVLGL; encoded by the coding sequence ATGGCCGTCCATCCAGCAGTGATCCTGGCCGCCATGGCGGGGGTGTTCGCCGTGGCGGCCCTCGTCCTCAGGTGGCCGGTGGGTCTTTCGCTGGCCCTGGGGGCGGTAGCCGGGACACTCCTGGGGGGCGAAGGCGTGCCCGTAAGGCACCTTGTCGAGGGCAGCTTCGGCTTCCTGGACGTGACCATAATGATCGCCTCGGCGATGATCTTCATGAAGGTCCTCCAGCGCAACGGGCTGCTGGAGACCCTGGGCCGGCAGATCCTGGATGCCTTCCGCGGGCGCCCCTCGCTGCTGCTGGTCGCGCTGATGCTGTTCATCATGTTCCCAGGCATGATGACCGGGTCGTCGAGCGCCTGCGTGTTCACCACCGGAGCGATCGCTGCTCCGGTACTCCTCGCGATGGGCATCCCATCCGAGCGGACCGCGGCCATCATCGCCATGGGCGCGCTGCTGGGAATGGTGGCCCCTCCGGTGAACATCCCCGCGATGATCATCGGCGGTGGGGTTGACATGCCGTACGTCGGCTTCACGCTTCCGCTGTTGGTGCTGACCGTGCCGCTGGCGGTGCTGTTCGTGTTGCTGCTGGGCCGGCGCTACGTTGCGGCCTCGGATCAGGTTCCCGCCGACCGCCTACCGGGTTCGCACTACGCGCGGCTCGGCCCGCGTCTCTACCTGCCGCTGCTGGTGGTGGGGGTCTTCATGATCGGACCAAAGGCCACGCGGGTGGTCCCCGATCTGGGGCTTCCGCTCGTGTTCCTGCTGGGCGCGGTAACCGGCGCGGTCACAGGGCTGCCGATACGCCCGGTGCAGGTCGCGCGGGAGGCGGTGCACGAGGCGCTGCCTGTGATGGGCATCCTCATGGGCGTCGGCATGTTCATCCAGATCATGGCGCTTACCGGCGCAAGGGGAGCCGTTGTAATCGCGGCCCTGGCGCTGCCATCGGTGCTGCTGTTCGCTGCCGTCGCCGTGGCAATGCCCGCTTTCGGCGCCGTCTCGGCGTTTGGGTCGGCGTCGGTGCTAGGCGTGCCGTTCTTCCTGGCCCTGCTTGGGCGCAACGGGATTGTGGTTGGCTCCGCGCTCTCGCTCATCGCCGGTCTCGGCGATCTGATGCCGCCTACCGCGCTGGCCGGGATCTTCGCCGCGCAGGTCGTGGGGCTGCCCGGCTATTTCGGTGTCCTGCGCCGGTGCCTGGTGCCGGCGGTCATAGTGGCAGGGGTGGGGATCGCGGCCCTGGTGTGGGCCAACCCGCTGGCCAAGGTGCTGGGGTTGTGA
- a CDS encoding succinylglutamate desuccinylase, giving the protein MGLALAGLVVAGTAASAFERMRRTEPIIPGSGVTRQSTLAAYEHSLEQTSADTEVFFMDGGQPGGVVLVLGGTHPNEPAGLLTAVLLVERARAASGRLIVVPRANGSGFTHNDPQEGAPQTFEIATRGGPRSFRFGSRNTNPVDQWPDPDVYVHASSGQRLSGTEVRNLNRAFPGRADGTFTERIALAIATLVRQEQVDLVIDLHEASPEYPVINAIVAHERAMPLAAGVLLEMQMAGIQISLEASPATLRGLSTRELGDHTPTLAVLLETPNPAQGRIRGRTSSALVVGGRDAVYERAARARRLFVPFDATGWPIEARVGRHAVGVVLFARLLGDARPGRGVVVEGVPEVASLRRDGLGAYLQPPR; this is encoded by the coding sequence ATGGGGCTGGCGCTCGCCGGCCTTGTCGTGGCCGGGACCGCCGCGTCCGCATTCGAGCGCATGCGCCGAACAGAGCCGATCATCCCCGGGTCCGGTGTGACCAGGCAGAGCACGCTGGCCGCCTACGAGCATTCGCTGGAGCAGACCTCTGCCGACACCGAGGTCTTCTTCATGGACGGCGGCCAGCCCGGCGGCGTCGTGCTGGTGCTTGGCGGGACGCATCCCAACGAGCCCGCAGGTCTCCTGACGGCAGTGCTTCTGGTGGAGCGGGCGCGCGCAGCGTCAGGCCGGCTGATCGTGGTTCCGCGCGCCAACGGCAGCGGGTTCACGCACAACGATCCCCAGGAGGGCGCTCCTCAGACGTTCGAGATCGCAACGCGGGGCGGCCCACGCTCCTTCCGGTTCGGCTCCCGCAACACCAACCCCGTGGACCAGTGGCCTGATCCCGACGTGTACGTCCATGCCTCATCCGGACAGCGCCTCTCGGGCACCGAGGTGCGCAACCTCAACCGGGCCTTCCCAGGGCGGGCGGACGGCACCTTCACCGAGCGGATAGCACTGGCCATTGCCACGCTCGTCCGGCAGGAGCAGGTGGATCTGGTCATTGATCTCCACGAGGCTTCACCGGAATACCCGGTTATCAATGCCATTGTTGCGCACGAGCGGGCGATGCCGCTGGCCGCAGGGGTGTTGCTCGAGATGCAGATGGCGGGAATCCAGATCTCGCTGGAGGCATCGCCTGCCACCCTGCGCGGCCTCAGCACCCGCGAGCTGGGCGACCATACGCCGACGCTGGCGGTCCTGCTGGAGACCCCTAATCCTGCCCAGGGCCGCATCAGGGGCCGGACGAGCTCTGCACTGGTCGTGGGGGGACGTGATGCCGTCTACGAGCGCGCCGCCCGCGCCAGGCGGCTCTTCGTGCCCTTCGACGCGACCGGGTGGCCGATTGAGGCGCGCGTCGGCCGGCACGCGGTGGGAGTCGTGCTCTTTGCCCGCCTGCTGGGTGATGCCAGGCCGGGCCGCGGTGTGGTCGTCGAGGGCGTTCCAGAGGTCGCGTCGCTCCGGCGCGACGGCCTGGGAGCATATCTGCAGCCGCCCAGGTAG
- a CDS encoding NADP-dependent malic enzyme, with protein MKFTREEALEYHSQGRPGKIAITLTKPCATQRDLTLAYTPGVAEPVRAIHAEPLDAFKYTNRGNLVAVISNGTAILGLGNLGPLASKPVMEGKALLFKRFADVDAFDIEIDATSAEEIIAVSRALAPTLGGINLEDIKAPECFEVERRLIEELDIPVFHDDQHGTAIITGAAVLNSLEITGKRIEEIRCVISGAGASAIASGEFFVLLGMRREHITLVDTKGVVYKGRTEGMNPYKERFAVKTKARTLADAMVGADMFFGLSAKGLVTREMVKSMAPNPIIFPMANPDPEIPYDEARAERPDAIVGTGRSDFPNQVNNVLGFPFIFRGALDVRASKINEEMKLAAARALAALAKEEVPDSVLRSYGLTTLQFGQEYVIPKPNDPRVALWVAPAVAEAAMRTGVARVTVDLAKYRDELACRLVPGYEVMGSVVRQAQVSPRRIVFSEGEDPRIVRAAAVVKKDGIGHPILLGREDVIRARMEEIRVTVPLEIVDPERSPLRESYADALFRLRQRKGVTCREAFEEIVRPNIFGTMMVRNGDADAFVAGVTYNYPDVIRPALQIIGVAPGVSRASGLYIVLKEGKVYLFADPTVNIVSTSEDLADIAIMAAERAVDLGITPRVAMLSFSSFGSTRHPLSEKVRQAVEFVRARRPDLAVDGEMMVDTALVPALREADYPFSTLRGEANILVFPSLEAANIAYKLMQHLGGATVIGPILMGMAKSVHVLPRGAEVSSIIDMAAVAVVDAQAIERRNSRHAAS; from the coding sequence GTGAAGTTCACCCGAGAGGAAGCACTTGAGTACCACTCCCAAGGCCGTCCAGGCAAGATAGCGATCACCCTCACCAAGCCTTGCGCCACGCAGCGTGACCTGACGCTCGCCTACACCCCGGGCGTGGCCGAGCCGGTACGCGCGATCCACGCCGAGCCGCTCGACGCGTTCAAGTACACCAACAGGGGCAACCTGGTCGCCGTCATCAGCAACGGCACCGCGATTCTGGGTCTGGGCAACCTGGGTCCTTTGGCCAGCAAGCCGGTCATGGAAGGGAAGGCGCTGCTGTTCAAGCGGTTCGCGGACGTGGACGCCTTCGACATCGAGATCGATGCCACGAGCGCGGAGGAGATCATTGCCGTCTCGCGCGCGCTGGCCCCGACGCTGGGGGGCATCAACCTGGAGGACATCAAGGCCCCCGAGTGCTTTGAGGTCGAACGGCGGCTCATTGAGGAGTTGGATATCCCGGTCTTCCACGACGACCAGCACGGCACCGCCATCATCACCGGGGCGGCGGTGCTCAACAGCCTGGAGATCACAGGCAAGCGGATCGAGGAGATCCGGTGCGTGATCAGTGGAGCCGGCGCTTCGGCGATCGCCTCCGGTGAGTTTTTCGTGCTTCTGGGAATGAGGCGGGAGCACATCACCTTGGTGGACACCAAGGGGGTTGTCTACAAGGGCCGGACCGAGGGGATGAACCCCTACAAGGAACGGTTCGCCGTCAAGACCAAGGCCCGTACCCTGGCCGATGCCATGGTGGGCGCCGACATGTTCTTCGGCCTTTCGGCGAAGGGGCTCGTCACGCGCGAGATGGTCAAGAGCATGGCTCCCAACCCCATCATCTTCCCCATGGCCAACCCCGACCCAGAGATCCCCTACGACGAGGCGCGCGCGGAGCGGCCCGACGCCATTGTGGGCACCGGCCGGTCCGACTTCCCCAATCAGGTCAACAACGTGCTGGGCTTCCCGTTCATCTTCCGCGGCGCGCTGGACGTGCGGGCCAGCAAGATCAACGAGGAGATGAAGCTGGCCGCGGCGCGGGCGCTGGCTGCCCTGGCCAAGGAGGAGGTGCCCGACAGCGTGCTACGCTCCTACGGGCTCACCACCCTCCAGTTCGGGCAGGAGTACGTCATACCGAAGCCCAACGATCCGCGCGTTGCGCTCTGGGTGGCCCCGGCGGTGGCCGAGGCGGCCATGAGGACCGGGGTGGCCCGTGTCACGGTGGACCTGGCGAAGTATCGCGATGAGCTGGCCTGCCGGCTCGTGCCGGGCTATGAGGTTATGGGATCGGTTGTGCGGCAGGCGCAGGTCTCCCCGCGCCGGATCGTCTTTTCCGAAGGCGAAGACCCGCGCATCGTCCGGGCCGCGGCCGTGGTCAAGAAGGACGGAATCGGGCACCCGATCCTCCTGGGGCGCGAGGATGTGATCCGTGCGCGCATGGAGGAGATACGCGTGACCGTTCCCCTGGAGATCGTGGACCCCGAGCGGTCGCCGCTGCGCGAGTCGTATGCCGACGCGCTGTTCCGTCTGCGCCAGCGCAAGGGCGTTACCTGCCGCGAGGCCTTCGAGGAGATCGTCCGTCCCAACATCTTCGGCACTATGATGGTCCGCAATGGCGACGCGGACGCGTTCGTGGCGGGCGTCACCTACAACTACCCGGACGTGATCCGGCCCGCGCTCCAGATCATCGGGGTGGCGCCGGGTGTGTCCAGGGCCTCAGGGCTCTACATTGTCCTCAAGGAAGGGAAGGTATACTTGTTTGCCGATCCGACGGTGAACATCGTGAGCACGTCCGAGGATCTGGCCGACATCGCCATCATGGCCGCGGAGCGCGCGGTTGACCTGGGCATCACCCCGCGCGTGGCCATGCTCTCGTTCTCCAGCTTCGGCTCCACGCGCCACCCGCTCTCGGAGAAGGTCCGCCAGGCGGTGGAGTTCGTGCGCGCGCGGCGTCCGGACCTCGCGGTTGACGGCGAGATGATGGTGGACACCGCGCTGGTTCCCGCCCTGCGCGAGGCCGACTACCCGTTCTCGACGCTGCGCGGGGAAGCCAACATACTGGTCTTCCCCAGCCTGGAGGCGGCCAACATTGCGTACA